The DNA region AATCGTCGACGATGATCCCGTCATTCGACTGCTAATGCGTCGAGCACTGAGTCAGTCTGTGGGTAATATTATTGAAGCCTGCAGTGGAGAGGAAGCCATAGAGCAGTTTTCCAAACATGTGCCTGATCTAATACTACTCGATGTATCGATGGATATGATGGATGGTTTTGAATGCTGTTCAGTCATTCGCTCATTACCCGGAGGGGATAATGTCGCCATTATTATGATTACCGCCTTAGATCAGCCTCAAGACATTAAAAAAGCCTTCGATGTTGGTGCTACAGACTTTATGACAAAACCGGTTCAGTGGCCGCTGCTTAGTCATCGAATCCATTATGTTCTTAAAGCAAATAAGACCATAAAGGAATTAACTAAGAGTAAAAACAAGCTAGCCAAAGCACAAAGCATTGCTCACTTGGGCTCATGGGAATGGGATTTTAAATCCGATGCATTAGACTGTTCTGATGAAGTTTATCGTATGGTTGGTTTAAAGCCTCAAGAAGTAAAAATTACACTGCCTTATTTGCTAGAAATTGTTCACCCTGATGATCGGGTTTTTTTAAAGACCACCGTCATGGGAGCCTTAAAGGCCAAAAAACCGTATGATATAGAGTATCGTATTTTTCATAGCAGTGGCGAAGTCATTACTCTGCATGATCGAACAGATATCACTTATCATTTTGGTGAACCACGTCTTAACGGCACATTACATGATATCTCTAATAGAAAAAAATCAGAACAAGAAATAGCCTATTATGCATTTTATGATACGTTAACGGATCTGCCCAATAGACGTAAGTTTCTTATGCAATTGGACTCCGCTATTGCTTTAGCCAAACGGCAAACAACCAAATTGTCATTACTGTTTATCGATTTAGATCACTTCAAAAGAATCAATGATACTTTGGGGCATCAAGCTGGCGATCAATTATTATGTGAAGCAGCCCAACGTATTAAAGATTCTGTACGTATTTCTGATCAAATCAGTGTGGGAAGTCACCTAGAATACGAAAATGATCATCTTGCGCGTTTGGGTGGTGATGAGTTCACGCTGCTTTTATGTCAATTAGAGCAGCTGGAAAACGTTGCTATTATTGCTCAGCGAATTCTTGATTCACTCTCCAAGCCCTTCTTTATTCAGGGGCAGAAAACGTTTATTTCGGCAAGCATAGGTATCTCCTTTTATCCAGATGACGGTGCTACTGGCGATGTATTATTGCAACATGCAGATACAGCTATGTATCAAGTCAAAAATAACGGAAAAAATAGTTACCAACTGTTCTCACATGAGATGCATAAGACATTAATGGATCGACTTAAACTTGAAGCCGAACTTCGAGAAGCCGTAACCTTAGGTAATCAGCTGGTACTTTATTATCAGCCACAAGTGAATTCAGTTGATGGAAAAATTGTTGGATACGAAGCATTATTACGTTGGAACCACCCCACAAGAGGCTTGTTAACACCTATTGATTTCATTGGTATTGCAGAAAGTAGTGGCTTAATCATTCCCATCGGGAAGTGGGCTTTACTTGAAGCGTGTAAAAAAGCAAAAAAAATACACGCTACAGATGTGCACTTTGAGCGTATGGCTGTCAACCTATCTGCCTTACAATTCAATCATGCAAATATTTTAGAGCATGTCACAAACGCACTGCTTGAGACAGATTTAGCACCCAATATACTTGAGCTTGAAATTACTGAATCAGCCATCATCAGTAATATTGAGGAAGCTATCCCTTTGCTGTTTAAACTCAAAGAATTAGGCTTAAAATTAGCGATTGATGATTTTGGAACGGGTTACTCTTCATTAAGCTACTTGAAGAATTTTCCCATAGATACCTTGAAGATTGATAAATCGTTTGTAGATGGAATCGTCAATAATCAAAAAGATGCCGCTATCGCTCGTACAATCATTCAACTCGCTCTTAATTTAGGCCTCAGTACTATCGCTGAAGGTGTTGAGTATATAGAGCAACATGAACTGCTTAAGGCTATGGGATGTAGTAACTTCCAAGGTTACTTATTTGGTAAACCCTTACCTCAGGAATAGCATAGTTTGGTGTGTGACAGGCAACCTAATTGCTTATTAATGCAGATTAATGGCAGTAAAGCAGCAAGTTTACAATGCCCGAGTCAATACCTATCGCAATGTTAATGGTGGTTTTGATTTATCAGACTCGGGAATATATTGCGTCTACACAAGATAGAATCATGTAACTAAAGCGTCAAAAGTAACAACGACCGATTGGGGTATCATCCCACGTTATCTTCGTTCTAATTTAGAAAATGGTATCAATGACAAAAACTTGATTTAACGATGTTAATTATTAAATATCAATAAACGTTGAGATTTAATAATTAGAACTCATATTTCTATTTGAGAATAACCTTTGATCTCAACCTTTCGATTCTTGTTTATCAGCAAGCCACTGGACAAATACTTTAATTGTGGGCATACGTTTGTGAGAGTGACCCATTAGTTGGGTCATGGCGTAGCTAAATTGATAATACATTTCGGCATCGTTGTAATGTTTTTGTGCATCGTCACTGTTAATCATCGCACCACGCAAATAGTCACAAAGCAACTCGTTACGATTAAATCCATCCACCACACCAATTTCTGTCAGGGTTTGTGCATTCCATTGTTGATACTGCTTAAGCACCCGATCAAAACGATCACGGTAATAATCGCCAGCTTGGATTAATATTGACTCATTAGGAATAACTCTGGCAATAACAAAAGATTGCTCAAGTAAGATGTGATACAAACGTTGGCAATGATGAAAAATATAGCGTAAATAGGGATCTTTATACTGCTGTGTATCGAGTTCTGCTTGAGTTAACCAGCGGCGGTAATCGGCACAAGCAACGGCCACAATTAAGTCGGCCTCTGAGGTAAAATGATTATAAATAGTGCCTTTAGATATTTGACTGGCTTGGACTAAATGCGAGCGACACAAATCAAAGGTTTTGTGGCCTTTAAGGCAACGTTGCGACACTTCAATTAAGTAATTACCACGTTTTTCCCAGCTACTCATACTCGACTCCATTAAGCTTTAGATGAAATCTTTTCAACTTCACATTTACACCATAGCAAGCTTTGTGGATAGCGCAAATTGAGTAATACTGATACCACTATGAACTTATTCAATAGCCCATGTTAAAAATTGAATTACTTGAAAGTTTTATCGCTATCGCTGAATGTGGCAACTTGTCCAAAGCAGCCGATAAAATTTGCCGAACCCAATCAGCACTCAGTCTACAAGTTAAAAAACTTGAAGAAAGTGTCGGCCAGTCTTTACTAATAAGAGACAACAAAGGTGTCACCTTGACAGAGTCAGGTGAAACGCTGCTTAACTATGCTTATAAAATGATGCAACTTAGCTCGCAAGCGCTCGATGAGTTAAAAGATGGTCAAAATCATGAGGTGATCCGCTTTGGTGTTCCTACCGATTTTATAAAGTGCTATCTAAATAGTTTTTTATTAGAGTTTATACGTGAGTTTACAAGTATAGAATTAGTTATCGATACCGACGTGAGTGGCAATTTATTCAAACGACTGCATCAAGGTGAATTTGACGTCATTGTGGCGACTCACTGGCAATTACCAACAAACGGCGAACTGCTATTTACCCGTCGCTTTCATTGGGTTGCGGCATCTGACGGGAAAGCCCACCAGAGAAAAACCATTCCGGTAGGACTATACCCAGAAAACTGTCCTATTCGAGCCCAAGTATTTGCTAATCATCAATTGTCTATGCGTCCTATTAAAGTATTGCTGTCCACGCCATCACCAGAGGCTTTATGCATGGCGGTCGAGAATGATTTAGTGGTTGCACCTGTAGCCGAATTTAGAATTAGTGACCAGATGCAGATTTTAGATCCTATTGAGTACGGCTTACCGCCACTGCCTGTATTTAACGAGTCGCTTTACCTCAATCCAGACACTCAAACACCTGCAACCATACAATTAATTAACTTAATTAAAGCCAATGTCGAACGCAAAGGCTATAAGCTCTACTAGCCCAACCTCAAAACCTATACGTTCAATAATGCCTTACAGCATGAAGCTGCCAAACAAAAATGCCAGCAACACACTTGAAGCAATGGTCACTACACCTGGTATTAAAAATGGGTGATTAAATACTGCCTTACCTATGCGAGTTGAACCCGTGTCGTCCATTTCGACTGCTGCTAATAAAGTTGGGTAAGTCGGTAATACAAATAATGCACTCACCGCCGCAAATGAGGCAACCGCAGTTAATGGACTCACTCCAATGGCTAACGCCGCAGGCATTAACGCTTTGGTGGTTGCACCTTGCGAATACAACAACATTGAAGCAAAAAATAACGCCACAGATAACAACCAAGGCTGACTTTGAAGTAACGTTCCTGCAACGTCTTTAATTTCATCAATGTGGTTAGACACAAAAGTGTCGCCTAGCCATGCCACACCCAACACACAAATACATGCAGACATACCCGACTTAAATGTCGACGCATTAGAAATCTTGCTGGCGTCGATACGACAGAACCACGTTATTGCCGCTGCGGCTGACAACATAAACAGCATAATGGCCACATCTCGTGACAATACAGGATTGACGATTAACCCCACTTTGTC from Shewanella polaris includes:
- a CDS encoding EAL domain-containing protein, producing the protein MELNTLQDVVLIVDDDPVIRLLMRRALSQSVGNIIEACSGEEAIEQFSKHVPDLILLDVSMDMMDGFECCSVIRSLPGGDNVAIIMITALDQPQDIKKAFDVGATDFMTKPVQWPLLSHRIHYVLKANKTIKELTKSKNKLAKAQSIAHLGSWEWDFKSDALDCSDEVYRMVGLKPQEVKITLPYLLEIVHPDDRVFLKTTVMGALKAKKPYDIEYRIFHSSGEVITLHDRTDITYHFGEPRLNGTLHDISNRKKSEQEIAYYAFYDTLTDLPNRRKFLMQLDSAIALAKRQTTKLSLLFIDLDHFKRINDTLGHQAGDQLLCEAAQRIKDSVRISDQISVGSHLEYENDHLARLGGDEFTLLLCQLEQLENVAIIAQRILDSLSKPFFIQGQKTFISASIGISFYPDDGATGDVLLQHADTAMYQVKNNGKNSYQLFSHEMHKTLMDRLKLEAELREAVTLGNQLVLYYQPQVNSVDGKIVGYEALLRWNHPTRGLLTPIDFIGIAESSGLIIPIGKWALLEACKKAKKIHATDVHFERMAVNLSALQFNHANILEHVTNALLETDLAPNILELEITESAIISNIEEAIPLLFKLKELGLKLAIDDFGTGYSSLSYLKNFPIDTLKIDKSFVDGIVNNQKDAAIARTIIQLALNLGLSTIAEGVEYIEQHELLKAMGCSNFQGYLFGKPLPQE
- a CDS encoding TetR/AcrR family transcriptional regulator, whose product is MSSWEKRGNYLIEVSQRCLKGHKTFDLCRSHLVQASQISKGTIYNHFTSEADLIVAVACADYRRWLTQAELDTQQYKDPYLRYIFHHCQRLYHILLEQSFVIARVIPNESILIQAGDYYRDRFDRVLKQYQQWNAQTLTEIGVVDGFNRNELLCDYLRGAMINSDDAQKHYNDAEMYYQFSYAMTQLMGHSHKRMPTIKVFVQWLADKQESKG
- a CDS encoding LysR family transcriptional regulator → MLKIELLESFIAIAECGNLSKAADKICRTQSALSLQVKKLEESVGQSLLIRDNKGVTLTESGETLLNYAYKMMQLSSQALDELKDGQNHEVIRFGVPTDFIKCYLNSFLLEFIREFTSIELVIDTDVSGNLFKRLHQGEFDVIVATHWQLPTNGELLFTRRFHWVAASDGKAHQRKTIPVGLYPENCPIRAQVFANHQLSMRPIKVLLSTPSPEALCMAVENDLVVAPVAEFRISDQMQILDPIEYGLPPLPVFNESLYLNPDTQTPATIQLINLIKANVERKGYKLY